In the Telopea speciosissima isolate NSW1024214 ecotype Mountain lineage chromosome 2, Tspe_v1, whole genome shotgun sequence genome, one interval contains:
- the LOC122651763 gene encoding uncharacterized protein LOC122651763: MLPHRENLLRSFSFIAVIVISMLLTVETRYLRPSDHGINYQNNPTDVKSPEMMTFFGGASTELPEAKNSSEPRWRNIGAPASFTRSGGGDGKDRVRETLLVASLACGVVGVALMVAAAFIYLLQRRRSSSPPPPSPPPPPPSSSNSCKQIVVYESS; the protein is encoded by the coding sequence ATGTTACCTCATCGCGAAAACCTCCTCCGATCATTCTCATTCATCGCAGTCATCGTCATTTCGATGTTGTTAACAGTGGAGACTCGTTACCTGAGGCCGTCCGATCACGGAATCAATTACCAGAACAATCCGACAGATGTAAAGTCACCGGAGATGATGACATTCTTCGGCGGAGCTTCAACAGAGTTACCAGAAGCAAAGAACTCGAGCGAGCCACGGTGGAGGAACATCGGAGCTCCGGCGTCATTTACGaggagtggtggtggtgatgggaAGGATAGAGTGAGAGAGACGTTATTGGTTGCCAGCTTGGCGTGTGGGGTCGTAGGTGTAGCGTTAATGGTTGCTGCTGCTTTCATTTATCTCTTGCAGCGACGGAGATCatcgtcaccaccaccaccgtcaccaccaccaccaccaccatcgtcTTCCAATTCGTGCAAGCAGATTGTGGTTTATGAGTCATCTTAG